Proteins from a genomic interval of Spiroplasma endosymbiont of Lonchoptera lutea:
- a CDS encoding NADP-dependent glyceraldehyde-3-phosphate dehydrogenase, which translates to MEKGQALINGKLLSSTNVIEITSPNTLEVIGSVPALSLENINDAFLAAKDVQKQWEGLLINERIKFIEQWKQLIIENTDALANLMVLEIAKGKKAAISEINRTIEYIDFTVNEAYRIYPESYTGDAFNVKNKLAIFSRVAKGVVLAISPFNYPVNLSLAKIIPALIMGNTVVFKPASQSSLTGLFLAKLAFDANFPAGVINAVTGKGSVIGDSLVTHPAINVISFTGSDVTGKHITKITNKVDIILELGGKDPAIVLKDCNLAMTAKKIVKGAFSYSGQRCTAIKRVLVDNTIADELVSLIKVETEKLTVGSPNDNADITPIIDMKTSDILQKLVDDALEKKALLVLGNTRKNNLWYPTIIDNVTKDMDIAWIEPFGPVLPIIRVTSIGEAITLANSSKYGLQASIFTNDIDTAVKIANQLDVGSININDAPQRGPDYLPFLGIKDSGMGVQGIREALLSMTRHKGIVFNWKADK; encoded by the coding sequence ATGGAAAAAGGTCAAGCATTAATTAATGGTAAGTTGCTTTCTTCAACAAATGTTATTGAAATTACGAGTCCAAACACATTAGAAGTAATTGGTAGTGTTCCTGCTCTTTCGTTAGAAAATATTAATGATGCGTTTTTGGCAGCTAAGGATGTCCAAAAGCAATGAGAGGGATTATTAATTAATGAAAGAATTAAGTTTATTGAACAATGAAAGCAGTTAATAATTGAAAATACTGATGCGCTTGCTAATTTGATGGTCTTAGAAATTGCTAAAGGTAAAAAAGCAGCTATTTCTGAAATTAATCGCACAATTGAATATATTGATTTTACTGTTAATGAAGCATATCGTATTTATCCTGAATCATATACAGGTGATGCTTTTAATGTGAAAAATAAGTTGGCAATTTTTTCGCGAGTTGCTAAAGGAGTTGTTTTAGCAATTTCACCTTTTAATTATCCTGTTAATTTATCGTTAGCAAAAATAATTCCAGCATTAATTATGGGGAATACAGTGGTTTTTAAACCAGCTTCACAAAGTTCTTTAACAGGATTATTTTTAGCTAAGTTAGCATTTGATGCTAATTTTCCTGCTGGTGTCATTAATGCGGTTACTGGTAAGGGCAGTGTTATTGGTGATAGTTTAGTAACCCATCCAGCAATTAATGTTATTTCTTTTACTGGTTCTGATGTTACAGGAAAACATATTACAAAGATTACTAATAAAGTGGATATTATTTTGGAATTAGGTGGTAAAGATCCAGCCATTGTTCTTAAAGACTGTAATCTCGCAATGACGGCGAAAAAAATTGTTAAAGGAGCATTTAGTTATTCAGGTCAAAGATGTACTGCTATTAAAAGAGTTTTAGTTGATAATACGATTGCTGATGAATTGGTATCTTTAATTAAAGTTGAAACAGAAAAATTAACAGTTGGAAGTCCGAATGATAATGCTGATATTACGCCAATTATTGATATGAAAACCAGCGATATTCTTCAAAAATTAGTTGATGACGCGTTAGAAAAAAAGGCATTGTTAGTTTTAGGAAATACTAGAAAAAATAATTTGTGATATCCAACAATTATTGATAATGTTACTAAAGATATGGATATTGCTTGGATTGAACCATTTGGACCGGTGTTGCCAATTATCAGAGTAACATCAATTGGTGAAGCGATTACGCTTGCAAATAGTTCTAAATATGGTTTACAAGCATCAATTTTTACTAATGATATTGATACGGCGGTTAAAATTGCTAATCAATTAGATGTTGGTTCCATTAACATTAATGATGCTCCCCAACGCGGACCAGATTATTTACCTTTTTTAGGAATTAAAGATTCAGGGATGGGCGTACAAGGGATTCGCGAAGCATTATTATCAATGACCCGACATAAAGGTATTGTTTTTAATTGAAAGGCAGACAAATAA
- the rpsB gene encoding 30S ribosomal protein S2 has translation MASVTKEQLLEAGTHFGHQAKRWNPKMKKYIFTEKSGVYIIDLHKTIIMLEEALEFIKSITKTGGKIIFVGTKKQAQNIVKEQAVRSNSFYVNKRWLGGTLTNLRTIQKSVKKLWNIERREKTGELSVLPKKEQILIQKDKEKLDKFLSGIRHMRSLPQAIFVIDTNVEHNAIKEALKLNIPIIAICDTNSDPDGISYPIPGNDDAAKTIALISTLVADAIIEATDLTIVKEEKLQTNVSADSAPAVISPSKKEAEIIEKNDDAKGTKE, from the coding sequence ATGGCAAGTGTTACTAAGGAACAGTTATTAGAAGCGGGGACTCATTTTGGTCATCAAGCTAAAAGATGAAATCCCAAGATGAAAAAGTATATTTTCACTGAAAAAAGTGGAGTTTATATTATTGATTTACATAAAACAATAATTATGTTGGAAGAAGCTTTAGAGTTTATTAAATCAATAACTAAAACTGGTGGAAAAATTATTTTTGTTGGTACTAAGAAACAAGCTCAAAATATTGTTAAAGAACAAGCAGTAAGAAGTAATTCTTTTTATGTTAATAAGCGATGACTTGGAGGAACTTTAACTAATTTAAGAACAATTCAAAAAAGTGTTAAAAAATTATGAAATATTGAACGACGGGAAAAAACTGGTGAATTATCTGTTTTACCAAAAAAAGAGCAAATTTTAATTCAAAAAGATAAAGAGAAATTAGATAAGTTTTTAAGTGGAATTCGCCATATGCGTTCGTTACCACAAGCAATATTTGTTATTGATACTAATGTTGAACACAATGCAATTAAAGAAGCATTGAAGTTAAATATTCCTATTATTGCTATTTGTGATACTAATAGTGATCCTGATGGTATTAGTTATCCCATTCCTGGAAATGATGATGCCGCTAAAACAATTGCTTTAATTTCAACATTAGTTGCAGATGCTATCATTGAAGCTACTGATTTAACTATTGTTAAAGAAGAAAAACTACAAACTAATGTTAGTGCTGATTCAGCGCCAGCAGTTATTTCTCCAAGTAAAAAGGAAGCAGAAATTATTGAAAAAAATGACGATGCGAAAGGAACTAAAGAATAA
- a CDS encoding IS30 family transposase, giving the protein MYKYLTIESIIAIKEYKSYGFSIRKIAKAIDYSKSTVHRVCKLLNQNLLPLEILNQVQKNKQNAGRKLIILTLTEINTINHLLITKNYALDIIADFLKKNKIKNISTKTLYNMFKTNRMGFDEKNLLRKGKNKPHKQKETRGRINNCKSIHERNLIIPNIKNIQEFGHLEGDTIVDKDHKSSIITLADIWSKTTIPLKTKNHKAESITQSIIKFISKLIPGTIKTITFDRGKEFSKWKLIEKNCNVKIYFADAGKPCQRGLNENNNGILRRYLPKSTDLSSYKQKDLNSIAFQINSTPRKSLSYKRPIDLIQLF; this is encoded by the coding sequence ATGTATAAGTATCTGACTATTGAATCAATAATAGCAATAAAAGAATATAAAAGTTATGGATTTTCTATTCGTAAAATAGCAAAAGCAATTGATTATAGTAAATCAACTGTACACAGAGTTTGTAAATTATTAAATCAAAACTTATTACCATTAGAAATATTGAATCAAGTTCAAAAAAATAAACAAAATGCAGGTAGAAAATTAATAATTTTAACTTTAACAGAAATTAATACTATCAATCATTTGTTAATTACTAAAAATTATGCTCTTGATATAATTGCTGATTTTTTAAAGAAAAATAAAATAAAAAATATTTCAACAAAAACTTTATATAACATGTTTAAAACAAATCGAATGGGTTTTGATGAAAAAAATTTATTGAGAAAAGGCAAAAATAAACCTCATAAACAAAAAGAAACTAGGGGCAGAATTAATAATTGTAAATCTATTCATGAAAGAAATTTAATCATTCCAAATATTAAAAATATACAAGAATTTGGCCATTTAGAGGGAGATACTATCGTTGATAAAGATCATAAAAGTTCTATTATTACTTTAGCTGATATATGATCAAAAACCACAATTCCTTTGAAAACTAAAAATCATAAAGCAGAAAGTATTACACAAAGTATAATAAAATTTATTTCAAAATTAATACCAGGAACAATTAAAACTATTACTTTTGATCGTGGTAAAGAATTTAGTAAATGAAAATTAATTGAAAAAAATTGTAATGTTAAAATTTATTTTGCAGATGCCGGAAAACCTTGTCAAAGAGGTTTAAATGAGAACAATAATGGTATTTTAAGAAGATATTTACCAAAATCTACTGATTTATCTTCATATAAACAAAAAGACTTAAATTCTATAGCATTTCAAATTAATTCTACACCCAGAAAATCATTATCTTATAAAAGACCAATAGATTTAATACAATTATTTTAA
- the tsf gene encoding translation elongation factor Ts: MPITMEMIKNLRDRTSVGLMDCKKALEASNGNIEAAIQWLRTNGIAKAQAKQARINTEGLSKVLVVDDIAIILELNCETDFVAKNKLFLELLDNILTLFLKHQPLTLEAGLLLKNEENIVVNDLLNEATYKLGEKISIRRFMIITKSDQDTLVGYNYGNYRIASLVKLQGQVDSDIAKKLAMHVVALKPAFISREDIPQDFINKEMDIINSQMATENKPPEILEKIKQGRLDKQLAEYSLLDQPFMFDEKKKVQEILTMHNTKVLVMYRYEVGEGITKTD; this comes from the coding sequence ATGCCAATAACAATGGAAATGATTAAAAATTTGCGTGACCGTACTAGTGTTGGCCTTATGGATTGCAAAAAAGCATTAGAGGCAAGTAATGGTAATATTGAAGCAGCGATTCAATGATTAAGAACCAATGGTATTGCAAAGGCACAAGCTAAACAAGCGCGGATTAATACTGAGGGATTATCAAAAGTTTTAGTTGTTGATGATATAGCAATTATTTTAGAATTAAATTGTGAAACTGATTTTGTTGCTAAAAATAAATTATTTCTTGAATTATTAGACAATATTTTAACTTTATTTTTGAAACATCAACCGCTTACTTTAGAAGCAGGATTATTGTTAAAAAATGAAGAAAATATTGTTGTTAATGATTTATTAAATGAAGCAACATATAAATTAGGTGAAAAGATTAGTATTCGTCGTTTTATGATTATTACTAAAAGTGATCAAGACACATTAGTGGGATATAATTATGGTAATTATCGTATTGCTAGTTTAGTTAAGTTGCAAGGTCAAGTTGATAGTGATATTGCTAAAAAACTTGCGATGCATGTTGTGGCTTTAAAACCTGCTTTTATTAGTCGTGAAGATATTCCTCAAGATTTTATTAATAAGGAAATGGATATTATTAATAGTCAAATGGCAACAGAAAATAAACCACCAGAAATTTTGGAAAAAATTAAGCAAGGTCGTTTAGATAAGCAGTTAGCGGAATATTCTTTATTAGATCAACCTTTTATGTTTGATGAAAAGAAAAAAGTTCAAGAAATTCTTACAATGCATAATACAAAAGTTTTAGTAATGTATCGTTATGAAGTTGGTGAAGGAATTACTAAAACTGATTAA
- a CDS encoding IS30 family transposase — protein MGYKHLGIDERIYIENQLKFKVKISEIAKNLNRSISTINREVNRNKDNNHYFSLIAQNKAENRKQLHVYFHKFKNRELVKYVQQKLLLGWSPEQIYGRIKNFHQEWIISFKTIYNWIYSGLLEKVTSKNLRRKGKKRKSQENRGKFNGKSIKERNVNNRITLGHWEGDTVVSSRGKSKSCLITLVERTSRFTLAILVENRTTKVINKNISHYLSILPNNLVKTITFDRGKEFANWQQLEKNLNVKIYFADAYSPWQRGTNENTNGLIREKFPKKFNFSNTTKNAVHKFILSLNQRPRKILNYLSPIEYLVRKII, from the coding sequence ATGGGATACAAACATCTTGGCATAGATGAAAGAATTTATATTGAGAATCAATTGAAATTTAAAGTAAAAATTAGTGAAATAGCTAAAAATCTTAATCGAAGTATTAGTACTATTAATCGAGAAGTTAATAGAAATAAAGATAATAATCATTATTTTTCATTAATTGCACAAAATAAAGCAGAAAATAGAAAACAATTACATGTTTATTTTCATAAATTTAAAAATAGAGAATTAGTAAAATATGTACAACAAAAATTATTATTAGGTTGATCGCCTGAACAAATTTATGGCAGAATTAAAAATTTTCATCAAGAATGAATTATTAGTTTTAAAACAATTTACAATTGAATTTATTCTGGATTACTTGAAAAGGTTACTAGTAAAAATTTAAGAAGAAAAGGTAAGAAACGAAAATCTCAAGAAAATCGGGGTAAATTTAATGGTAAATCCATTAAAGAACGAAATGTTAATAATCGCATAACTCTTGGCCATTGAGAAGGTGATACTGTAGTATCATCACGAGGTAAAAGTAAATCATGTTTAATAACTTTAGTTGAAAGAACATCAAGATTTACTTTAGCAATATTAGTTGAAAATAGAACTACTAAAGTTATTAACAAAAATATTAGTCATTATTTATCAATTCTTCCAAATAATCTTGTTAAGACTATAACATTTGATAGGGGTAAAGAATTTGCTAATTGACAACAACTTGAAAAAAATTTAAATGTGAAAATTTATTTTGCTGATGCATATTCACCTTGACAAAGAGGTACTAATGAAAATACTAATGGTTTAATTAGAGAAAAATTTCCTAAAAAATTTAATTTTTCAAACACTACTAAAAATGCAGTTCATAAATTTATATTGTCTTTAAACCAAAGACCAAGAAAAATACTAAATTATCTTTCGCCAATCGAATATTTGGTTAGAAAAATAATTTAG
- a CDS encoding ABC transporter ATP-binding protein, with amino-acid sequence MKYKIEAKNFIKSFKKNIVGPFNLQVNPGKIHAIIGLSGSGKTVFIKSLIRGINSFKGTISINGKNNKNIKVKHSIGYVPEFITFPENITAYQFLRYMGKLSGVKGKKLKNRIEDLMTKLGIWEHRNKNVNAFSSGMKKRVMIIQGLLHDPDIVILDEPEAGLDITNRRIIMEYLKFLASQKKTIFLSSHLLNEVKYYLDEFTLVLNGKQFYSGSIAPFGVDSSYFLMSDNDWKIIDFFIKYNIPYWYEEASQELNFVLNNPLSFLDVMQYAEQMEVTIYKISESNFSIDFLLQKLNKTGVIDLM; translated from the coding sequence ATGAAATATAAAATTGAAGCTAAAAACTTTATTAAAAGTTTTAAAAAAAATATTGTTGGTCCTTTTAATTTGCAAGTAAACCCCGGAAAAATTCATGCAATTATTGGACTTTCTGGTAGTGGTAAAACAGTATTTATTAAATCATTAATTCGCGGAATTAATTCTTTTAAGGGCACGATATCCATTAATGGTAAAAATAACAAAAATATTAAAGTAAAACATAGTATTGGTTATGTTCCTGAGTTTATTACTTTTCCTGAGAATATAACAGCATATCAATTTTTACGATATATGGGAAAATTAAGTGGTGTTAAAGGTAAGAAATTAAAAAATCGGATTGAAGACTTAATGACTAAATTAGGAATTTGAGAACATCGTAATAAGAATGTTAATGCTTTTTCTTCGGGAATGAAAAAACGGGTAATGATTATTCAAGGGTTATTGCATGATCCAGATATTGTTATTTTAGATGAACCAGAAGCAGGATTGGATATTACCAATCGTCGGATAATTATGGAATATTTAAAATTTTTAGCATCGCAAAAGAAAACAATTTTTTTGTCTTCCCATTTATTAAATGAAGTTAAATATTATCTTGATGAGTTTACATTAGTACTTAATGGTAAACAGTTTTATTCTGGTTCAATTGCACCATTTGGTGTTGATTCTTCTTATTTTTTAATGTCAGATAATGATTGAAAAATCATTGATTTTTTTATTAAATATAATATTCCTTACTGATATGAAGAGGCTAGTCAAGAATTAAATTTTGTTTTAAATAATCCGTTATCATTTTTAGATGTTATGCAATATGCTGAACAAATGGAAGTTACAATTTATAAGATTAGTGAATCTAATTTTTCCATTGATTTTTTACTGCAAAAGTTAAATAAAACTGGTGTAATTGATTTAATGTAA
- a CDS encoding IS30 family transposase encodes MYKYLTIESIIAIKEYKSYGFSIRKIAKAIDYSKSTVHRVCKLLNQNLLPLEILNQVQKNKQNAGRKLIILTLTEINTINHLLITKNYALDIIADFLKKNKIKNISTKTLYNMFKTNRMGFDEKNLLRKGKNKPHKQKETRGRINNCKSIHERNLIIPNIKNIQEFGHLEGDTIVGKDHKSSIITLADIWSKTTIPLKTKNHKAESITQSIIKFISKLIPGTIKTITFDRGKEFSKWKLIEKNCNVKIYFADAGKPCQRGLNENNNGILRRYLPKSTDLSSYKQKDLNSIAFQINSTPRKSLSYKRPIDLIQLF; translated from the coding sequence ATGTATAAGTATCTGACTATTGAATCAATAATAGCAATAAAAGAATATAAAAGTTATGGATTTTCTATTCGTAAAATAGCAAAAGCAATTGATTATAGTAAATCAACTGTACACAGAGTTTGTAAATTATTAAATCAAAACTTATTACCATTAGAAATATTGAATCAAGTTCAAAAAAATAAACAAAATGCAGGTAGAAAATTAATAATTTTAACTTTAACAGAAATTAATACTATCAATCATTTGTTAATTACTAAAAATTATGCTCTTGATATAATTGCTGATTTTTTAAAGAAAAATAAAATAAAAAATATTTCAACAAAAACTTTATATAACATGTTTAAAACAAATCGAATGGGTTTTGATGAAAAAAATTTATTGAGAAAAGGCAAAAATAAACCTCATAAACAAAAAGAAACTAGGGGCAGAATTAATAATTGTAAATCTATTCATGAAAGAAATTTAATCATTCCAAATATTAAAAATATACAAGAATTTGGCCATTTAGAGGGAGATACTATCGTTGGTAAAGATCATAAAAGTTCTATTATTACTTTAGCTGATATATGATCAAAAACCACAATTCCTTTGAAAACTAAAAATCATAAAGCAGAAAGTATTACACAAAGTATAATAAAATTTATTTCAAAATTAATACCAGGAACAATTAAAACTATTACTTTTGATCGTGGTAAAGAATTTAGTAAATGAAAATTAATTGAAAAAAATTGTAATGTTAAAATTTATTTTGCAGATGCCGGAAAACCTTGTCAAAGAGGTTTAAATGAGAACAATAATGGTATTTTAAGAAGATATTTACCAAAATCTACTGATTTATCTTCATATAAACAAAAAGACTTAAATTCTATAGCATTTCAAATTAATTCTACACCCAGAAAATCATTATCTTATAAAAGACCAATAGATTTAATACAATTATTTTAA
- a CDS encoding ABC transporter permease produces MKLGSKNNSYLSVCLFAIFKIRKMMAVWFLLFISLVIFATLTLFIFFKSDNLNSVISNFQYGVLIFTNIILLLFILLIIIKIFGCEFTDGTYLLLISRPYSRLQIFILKLITIWFLILIFIVINLGFTLILVHIMGIISNKNDFVSAFQELILKLFVFSVFVSYLASSGIIFISTFFSVQTVLLIGFIFCSLFLLGGMPYSLITTIANNLEIKFKNETQKYTISQIKETFLFKEKLDKKEVKYYNLTKKIYDFYNQESLQGLQNIIFDRYEDNVKEKWLKFYEQELGLTKPIDFEITGNNVEQWRGQYQTNEVNELITKNKEKGQNTKIFLQLKMPYFFKTSAELENSRIEHQELANMVKDYLDSASIKDLIFFNLSRISSLILFDKANTYFKIDNDSYMEKTFDPFLIFKQLYDDKMNSDMGYPNANSNYKVKDSNFYESYEKVFNNPLLYVFKDFEYNIIKKVIDFKIITTNQVDDNHFFFKFYLSASQLYGILSKINIIEHINQIWTSSVRYNLYSFEKFQQGFIDFNNQRNYLMSYDDFPLVKDENGIFVRQENFINTNNLFIFYLTLSSCFLLVAYLILNRKTII; encoded by the coding sequence ATGAAATTAGGAAGTAAAAACAATTCATATTTATCAGTTTGTTTATTTGCAATTTTTAAAATTAGAAAAATGATGGCAGTTTGATTTTTATTATTTATTTCTTTAGTTATATTTGCCACCTTAACGCTTTTTATTTTTTTTAAATCTGATAATCTTAACAGTGTTATTAGCAATTTTCAATATGGTGTTTTAATTTTTACAAATATTATTTTATTATTATTTATTTTATTAATAATAATAAAAATTTTTGGTTGTGAATTTACTGATGGTACATACTTATTGTTAATTTCGCGTCCATATTCACGATTACAAATATTTATTTTAAAATTAATAACAATTTGATTTTTAATTTTAATTTTTATTGTTATTAATCTAGGATTTACTTTAATATTAGTTCATATTATGGGCATAATTAGTAATAAAAATGATTTTGTATCAGCTTTTCAGGAATTAATATTAAAACTCTTTGTATTTTCAGTTTTTGTTTCTTATTTAGCATCCAGTGGTATTATTTTTATTTCAACATTTTTTAGTGTGCAAACGGTATTATTAATTGGTTTTATTTTTTGTAGTTTATTTTTATTAGGGGGAATGCCTTATTCTTTAATAACAACAATTGCTAATAATCTTGAAATTAAATTTAAAAATGAAACGCAAAAATATACAATTTCTCAAATTAAGGAAACCTTCTTATTTAAAGAAAAATTAGACAAAAAAGAAGTTAAATATTATAATTTAACAAAAAAAATCTATGATTTTTATAATCAAGAAAGTCTCCAAGGGTTACAAAATATTATTTTTGATCGTTATGAAGATAATGTTAAAGAAAAATGATTGAAATTTTATGAACAAGAATTAGGTTTAACCAAACCCATAGATTTTGAAATTACTGGTAATAATGTTGAACAGTGAAGAGGACAATATCAAACAAATGAAGTTAATGAATTGATTACAAAAAATAAAGAAAAAGGTCAAAATACAAAAATTTTTCTGCAATTAAAAATGCCATATTTTTTTAAAACTAGTGCAGAACTTGAAAATAGTCGGATTGAACATCAAGAATTAGCAAATATGGTAAAAGATTATCTTGATAGTGCTTCAATAAAAGATTTGATATTTTTTAATTTAAGTCGAATTTCTTCTTTAATATTATTTGATAAAGCAAATACTTATTTTAAAATTGATAATGATTCTTATATGGAAAAAACCTTTGATCCGTTTCTAATATTTAAACAATTATATGATGATAAGATGAATAGCGATATGGGATATCCTAATGCTAATAGTAATTATAAAGTTAAAGATAGTAATTTTTATGAAAGTTATGAAAAAGTTTTTAATAATCCACTGTTATATGTTTTCAAAGATTTTGAATATAATATTATTAAAAAAGTTATTGATTTTAAAATAATTACTACTAATCAAGTTGATGATAATCACTTTTTCTTTAAATTTTATTTATCAGCAAGTCAACTATATGGGATTCTTTCTAAAATTAATATTATTGAACATATAAATCAAATATGAACAAGTAGTGTGCGATATAATCTTTATTCGTTTGAAAAGTTCCAACAAGGTTTTATTGATTTTAATAATCAGAGGAATTATTTAATGAGTTATGATGATTTTCCATTAGTTAAAGATGAAAACGGTATTTTTGTTCGGCAAGAAAATTTTATTAATACTAATAATTTATTTATTTTTTATCTTACTTTAAGTTCTTGCTTTTTATTAGTAGCTTACTTAATATTAAATCGCAAGACAATTATCTAG
- a CDS encoding IS30 family transposase → MSVLFNFTFQAIKEYKSYGFSIRKIAKAIDYSKSTVHRVCKLLNQNLLPLEILNQVQKNKQNAGRKLIILTLTEINTINHLLITKNYAFDIIADFLKKNKIKNISTKTLYNMFKTNRMGFDEKNLLRKGKNKPHKQKETRGRINNCKSIHERNLIIPNIKNIQEFGHLEGDTIVGKDHKSSIITLADIWSKTTIPLKTKNHKAESITQSIIKFISKLIPGTIKTITFDRGKEFSKWKLIEKNCNVKIYFADAGKPCQRGLNENNNGILRRYLPKSTDLSSYKQKDLNSIAFQINSTPRKSLSYKRPIDLIQLF, encoded by the coding sequence ATAAGTGTCCTTTTTAATTTTACATTTCAGGCAATAAAAGAATATAAAAGTTATGGATTTTCTATTCGTAAAATAGCAAAAGCAATTGATTATAGTAAATCAACTGTACACAGAGTTTGTAAATTATTAAATCAAAACTTATTACCATTAGAAATATTGAATCAAGTTCAAAAAAATAAACAAAATGCAGGTAGAAAATTAATAATTTTAACTTTAACAGAAATTAATACTATCAATCATTTGTTAATTACTAAAAATTATGCTTTTGATATAATTGCTGATTTTTTAAAGAAAAATAAAATAAAAAATATTTCAACAAAAACTTTATATAACATGTTTAAAACAAATCGAATGGGTTTTGATGAAAAAAATTTATTGAGAAAAGGCAAAAATAAACCTCATAAACAAAAAGAAACTAGGGGCAGAATTAATAATTGTAAATCTATTCATGAAAGAAATTTAATCATTCCAAATATTAAAAATATACAAGAATTTGGCCATTTAGAGGGAGATACTATCGTTGGTAAAGATCATAAAAGTTCTATTATTACTTTAGCTGATATATGATCAAAAACCACAATTCCTTTGAAAACTAAAAATCATAAAGCAGAAAGTATTACACAAAGTATAATAAAATTTATTTCAAAATTAATACCAGGAACAATTAAAACTATTACTTTTGATCGTGGTAAAGAATTTAGTAAATGAAAATTAATTGAAAAAAATTGTAATGTTAAAATTTATTTTGCAGATGCCGGAAAACCTTGTCAAAGAGGTTTAAATGAGAACAATAATGGTATTTTAAGAAGATATTTACCAAAATCTACTGATTTATCTTCATATAAACAAAAAGACTTAAATTCTATAGCATTTCAAATTAATTCTACACCCAGAAAATCATTATCTTATAAAAGACCAATAGATTTAATACAATTATTTTAA
- a CDS encoding IS3 family transposase gives MRKICKILGLLKSTYYYQTNKCTKFDVNNYEQEVISAFNKSRKIYGARKIKAVLIRKNIILSRRKIRFIMIKNNLVSKYTKLKYCNRWIILVSASK, from the coding sequence GTGAGGAAAATATGTAAGATTTTAGGTTTACTAAAATCAACATATTATTATCAAACTAATAAATGCACCAAGTTTGATGTTAATAATTATGAACAAGAAGTTATCAGTGCATTTAATAAAAGTCGCAAGATTTATGGTGCTCGTAAAATTAAAGCTGTTTTAATAAGAAAAAATATCATTTTATCACGACGAAAAATCCGATTCATTATGATCAAAAATAATTTGGTTTCTAAATACACCAAGTTAAAATATTGTAATCGCTGAATTATACTTGTAAGTGCAAGTAAATAA
- a CDS encoding transposase, with the protein MGNKTSYSEEFKKQIVMLYKNDKSVINLGKEYNLPKPTIYSWIKNYNNSGSFKAKDNRTVEENELIYLRKENQQLRMENDILKQAALIIGKK; encoded by the coding sequence ATGGGAAATAAAACCTCATACTCTGAAGAATTTAAAAAACAAATTGTAATGCTATACAAAAATGACAAAAGTGTTATTAATTTAGGGAAAGAATATAATTTACCAAAACCAACTATTTATAGTTGAATTAAAAATTATAATAATTCTGGGTCATTTAAAGCAAAAGATAATCGCACTGTCGAAGAAAATGAATTAATTTACTTGCGAAAAGAAAACCAACAATTACGAATGGAAAATGACATTTTAAAGCAAGCAGCACTGATAATCGGGAAAAAATAA